In one window of Streptomyces sp. FXJ1.172 DNA:
- a CDS encoding glycosyltransferase family 1 protein, producing the protein MKAIRRFTVRPVLPEPLRPLSDLARNLRWSWHAETRDLFRSVDPEAWAAAQGDPVRLLGRVRPARLAELAGDRRFLRRLTAVADDLDDYLTGERWYQTQADGLPAAVAYFSPEFGITAALPQYSGGLGILAGDHLKAASDLGVPLIGVGLLYRHGYFRQTLSRDGWQQEHYPVLDPNELPLTRLKEPDGTPAQLSLALPGGRALRARIWLAQVGRVPLLLLDSDVEENDLGERGVTDRLYGGGGEHRLLQEMLLGIGGVRAVRAYCRLTGHPQPEVFHTNEGHAGFLGLERIAELCAAGLDFDAALEAVRGGTVFTTHTPVPAGIDRFDRELVARHFGPDAELPGIEVHRILALGMETYPGGEPNLFNMAVMGLRLAQRANGVSLLHGQVSREMFAGLWPGFDAEEVPITSVTNGVHAPTWVAPEVLRLGAREVGAQRAEDALTVGGSERWDSVAHIPDQEIWELRRTLREQLVQEVRERLRASWRQRGAGDAELGWIEHVLDPDVLTIGFARRVPSYKRLTLMLRDRDRLMELLLHPDRPVQIVVAGKAHPADDSGKRLVQELVRFADDPRVRHRIVFLPDYGMAMAQKLYPGCDIWLNNPLRPLEACGTSGMKAALNGCLNLSVLDGWWDEWFQPDFGWAIPTADGAGTDPERRDDIEAAALYDLLEQRVTPRFYERGRAGLPDRWIQMVRQTLTLLGPKVLAGRMVREYVDRLYTPAAQSHRALTPDTAGELAAWKARVRAAWPGVSVDHVETTATASTAELGTTVGLRVRVALGDLTPDDVEVQAVSGRVDAEDRITDAEVVPLKPAGTPDLEGRLLYEGPLSLDRTGPYGYTVRILPTHRLLASAAEPGLVAVPSQDVAEGAGVLLR; encoded by the coding sequence GTGAAGGCGATCCGTCGGTTCACCGTCCGTCCCGTTCTCCCCGAACCCCTCCGGCCGCTGAGCGACCTGGCGCGCAATCTGCGCTGGTCCTGGCATGCGGAAACGCGCGACCTGTTCCGGTCCGTCGACCCCGAGGCCTGGGCCGCGGCCCAGGGCGATCCGGTACGGCTGCTGGGCCGGGTGCGGCCGGCGCGGCTGGCCGAGCTGGCCGGGGACCGGCGGTTCCTGCGCCGGCTGACCGCGGTCGCCGACGACCTCGACGACTATCTGACCGGCGAACGCTGGTACCAGACCCAGGCGGACGGGCTGCCCGCCGCGGTCGCCTATTTCTCCCCGGAGTTCGGCATCACGGCCGCGCTGCCCCAGTACTCCGGCGGCCTCGGCATCCTCGCCGGCGACCATCTGAAGGCGGCCAGCGACCTCGGCGTACCGCTGATCGGGGTCGGGCTGCTGTACCGGCACGGGTACTTCCGGCAGACGCTGTCCCGCGACGGCTGGCAGCAGGAGCACTACCCGGTGCTCGACCCCAACGAGCTGCCCCTGACCCGGCTGAAGGAGCCCGACGGCACCCCGGCGCAGCTCTCGCTCGCGCTGCCCGGCGGCAGGGCGCTGCGCGCGCGGATCTGGCTGGCGCAGGTCGGCCGGGTGCCGCTGCTGCTGCTCGACTCGGACGTGGAGGAGAACGACCTCGGCGAACGCGGGGTGACCGACCGGCTCTACGGCGGCGGCGGTGAACACCGGCTGCTGCAGGAGATGCTGCTCGGGATAGGGGGTGTGCGGGCGGTGCGGGCGTACTGCCGCCTCACCGGGCACCCGCAGCCGGAGGTGTTCCACACCAACGAGGGACACGCGGGCTTCCTCGGCCTGGAGCGGATCGCCGAACTGTGCGCGGCCGGGCTCGACTTCGACGCGGCCCTGGAGGCCGTGCGCGGCGGCACGGTGTTCACCACGCACACCCCGGTCCCGGCCGGCATCGACCGCTTCGACCGGGAGCTGGTCGCCCGGCACTTCGGGCCCGACGCCGAACTCCCGGGCATCGAGGTGCACCGGATCCTGGCGCTCGGCATGGAGACGTACCCGGGCGGCGAGCCGAACCTGTTCAACATGGCGGTGATGGGGCTCCGGCTGGCCCAGCGGGCCAACGGGGTGTCGCTGCTGCACGGGCAGGTCAGCCGGGAGATGTTCGCGGGACTGTGGCCGGGATTCGACGCCGAGGAGGTGCCGATCACCTCCGTGACCAACGGGGTGCACGCGCCGACCTGGGTGGCCCCGGAGGTGCTGCGGCTGGGCGCCCGGGAGGTCGGCGCCCAGCGGGCCGAGGACGCGCTGACCGTCGGCGGCTCCGAGCGCTGGGACTCGGTCGCGCACATCCCGGACCAGGAGATCTGGGAGCTGCGCCGCACCCTGCGCGAACAGCTGGTGCAGGAGGTGCGCGAGCGGCTGCGCGCGTCGTGGCGTCAACGCGGCGCCGGGGACGCCGAGTTGGGGTGGATCGAGCACGTCCTCGACCCGGACGTGCTGACGATCGGCTTCGCCCGCCGGGTCCCGTCGTACAAGCGCCTGACGCTGATGCTCCGCGACCGCGACCGCCTGATGGAACTCCTGCTCCACCCGGACCGCCCGGTGCAGATCGTGGTCGCCGGCAAGGCGCACCCCGCGGACGACAGCGGCAAGCGCCTCGTCCAGGAGCTGGTCCGCTTCGCCGACGACCCGCGCGTGCGCCACCGCATCGTCTTCCTGCCGGACTACGGCATGGCGATGGCGCAGAAGCTCTACCCCGGCTGTGACATCTGGCTGAACAACCCGCTGCGCCCGCTGGAGGCCTGCGGTACGAGCGGGATGAAGGCGGCGCTCAACGGCTGTCTCAATCTCTCCGTCCTGGACGGCTGGTGGGACGAGTGGTTCCAGCCGGACTTCGGCTGGGCCATCCCGACGGCGGACGGCGCGGGCACCGACCCGGAGCGGCGCGACGACATCGAGGCGGCGGCCCTGTACGACCTGCTGGAGCAGCGGGTCACCCCCCGCTTCTACGAGCGCGGGCGCGCGGGCCTGCCCGACCGCTGGATCCAGATGGTCCGCCAGACCCTCACCCTGCTGGGCCCGAAGGTGCTGGCCGGGCGCATGGTCCGGGAGTACGTGGACCGCCTCTACACCCCCGCGGCCCAGTCCCACCGCGCACTGACCCCGGACACGGCCGGGGAACTGGCCGCCTGGAAGGCCCGGGTGCGGGCGGCCTGGCCCGGCGTCAGCGTCGACCACGTGGAGACGACCGCGACGGCGTCCACGGCGGAACTGGGCACCACCGTGGGCCTGCGCGTGCGGGTGGCCCTCGGCGACCTCACCCCGGACGACGTGGAGGTCCAGGCGGTCTCCGGCCGGGTGGACGCGGAGGACCGCATCACGGACGCGGAGGTGGTCCCGCTGAAGCCGGCGGGCACGCCGGATCTGGAGGGCCGGCTGCTCTACGAGGGCCCCCTCTCCCTCGACCGCACGGGCCCCTACGGCTACACGGTCCGCATCCTGCCCACCCACCGCCTCCTCGCCTCGGCCGCGGAGCCGGGGCTGGTGGCGGTGCCGTCGCAGGACGTGGCGGAGGGGGCGGGGGTGTTGTTGCGGTGA
- a CDS encoding alpha-1,4-glucan--maltose-1-phosphate maltosyltransferase, producing the protein MPATHHSSGPPTSSRTPAAAKKATAKKPVKPGAGKKVSPPPAGSLGRIPVLDVRPVVQQGRRPAKAVTGEAFEVSATVFREGHDAVAANVVLRDPAGRPGPWTPMRELAPGTDRWGATVTAGEPGRWTYTVEAWSDPLATWWHHAQIKIPAGLDTELVLEEGARLYERAAAGVPKAHRPLVRRTVAALRDEKRPAAWRLAAALAPEVRALLVRHPLRELVTASDAMPLLVERERALFGSWYEFFPRSEGTLARPHGTFRTAARRLKPIADMGFDVVYLPPVHPIGTTFRKGPNNTLTAGVDDVGVPWAIGSPEGGHDAVHPALGTLEDFDRFVGRARELGLEVALDFALQCSPDHPWVEKHPEWFHHRPDGTIAYAENPPKKYQDIYPIAFDADMDGLVAETVRILRHWMGHGVRIFRVDNPHTKPVVFWERVIAEINGRDPDVIFLAEAFTRPAMLHTLAQIGFQQSYTYFTWRNSKQELTEYLGELTGEAAAYMRPNLFVNTPDILHAYLQHGGRPAFEVRAVLAATLSPTWGIYSGYELCENTPLREGGEEYLDSEKYQLKARDWAAAEREGRSIAPLITRLNTIRRRHPALRQLRDLHFHHADKDAVIAYSKRSGSNTVLVVANLDPHHTQEAMISLDMPRLGLDWHESVPVRDELTGETYHWGRANYVRLEPGLRPAHVFSVLRPSNPQTGGSPTT; encoded by the coding sequence ATGCCCGCCACGCACCACTCGTCAGGACCCCCGACAAGCAGCAGGACCCCGGCGGCCGCGAAGAAGGCGACGGCCAAAAAACCGGTAAAACCCGGTGCCGGGAAGAAGGTGTCACCGCCGCCGGCCGGCTCTCTCGGCCGGATCCCCGTCCTCGACGTACGCCCCGTGGTCCAGCAGGGGCGCAGGCCGGCCAAAGCGGTGACCGGTGAGGCGTTCGAGGTGTCGGCCACCGTCTTCCGGGAGGGGCACGACGCCGTCGCGGCGAACGTGGTGCTGCGCGACCCGGCCGGGCGGCCCGGACCCTGGACGCCGATGCGCGAACTCGCCCCGGGCACGGACCGCTGGGGCGCGACCGTCACCGCCGGCGAGCCCGGCCGCTGGACGTACACCGTGGAGGCCTGGTCCGACCCGCTGGCCACCTGGTGGCACCACGCGCAGATCAAGATCCCGGCCGGCCTCGACACCGAGCTGGTCCTGGAGGAGGGCGCCCGGCTGTACGAGCGCGCGGCGGCCGGCGTCCCGAAGGCGCACCGGCCGCTCGTACGAAGGACGGTGGCGGCCCTGCGCGACGAGAAACGGCCGGCCGCCTGGCGCCTCGCGGCGGCCCTGGCCCCGGAGGTGCGGGCGCTGCTGGTCCGTCATCCGCTGCGGGAGCTGGTGACCGCTTCCGATGCGATGCCGTTGCTGGTGGAGCGGGAGCGGGCGCTGTTCGGTTCCTGGTACGAGTTCTTCCCGCGTTCGGAGGGCACTCTCGCGCGGCCGCACGGCACGTTCCGTACGGCCGCGCGCCGGCTGAAGCCGATCGCGGACATGGGCTTCGACGTCGTCTACCTCCCCCCGGTGCATCCCATCGGCACGACCTTCCGCAAGGGCCCGAACAACACTCTCACCGCCGGTGTGGACGACGTGGGTGTGCCGTGGGCGATCGGTTCGCCGGAGGGCGGGCACGACGCGGTCCATCCCGCCCTGGGCACGCTGGAGGACTTCGACCGTTTCGTGGGCCGGGCGCGGGAGTTGGGCCTGGAGGTGGCCCTGGACTTCGCGTTGCAGTGCTCCCCGGACCATCCGTGGGTGGAGAAGCATCCGGAGTGGTTCCACCACCGGCCCGACGGCACGATCGCGTACGCCGAGAACCCGCCGAAGAAGTACCAGGACATCTACCCCATCGCGTTCGACGCGGACATGGACGGGCTGGTCGCGGAGACGGTGCGGATCCTGCGGCACTGGATGGGCCACGGGGTGCGGATCTTCCGGGTCGACAACCCGCACACCAAACCGGTGGTGTTCTGGGAGCGGGTCATCGCCGAGATCAACGGCAGGGACCCGGACGTGATCTTCCTGGCGGAGGCGTTCACCCGTCCGGCGATGCTGCACACCCTCGCCCAGATCGGCTTCCAGCAGTCGTACACGTACTTCACCTGGCGCAACAGCAAGCAGGAACTGACCGAGTACCTGGGCGAGTTGACGGGTGAGGCGGCGGCCTACATGCGGCCGAACCTGTTCGTGAACACCCCGGACATCCTGCACGCCTACCTCCAGCACGGCGGGCGGCCCGCGTTCGAGGTGCGGGCCGTGCTCGCCGCGACCCTCTCCCCCACCTGGGGCATCTACAGCGGCTACGAGCTGTGCGAGAACACCCCGCTGCGCGAGGGCGGCGAGGAGTACCTCGACTCCGAGAAGTACCAGCTCAAGGCCCGCGACTGGGCGGCCGCCGAACGCGAGGGCCGCAGCATCGCCCCCCTGATCACCCGGCTCAACACCATCCGCCGCCGGCACCCCGCCCTGCGTCAGCTGCGCGATCTGCACTTCCACCACGCCGACAAGGACGCGGTGATCGCCTACTCGAAGCGGAGCGGGTCGAACACGGTTCTGGTGGTCGCCAACCTCGACCCCCACCATACCCAGGAGGCCATGATCTCGTTGGACATGCCGCGACTCGGCCTGGACTGGCACGAGTCGGTGCCGGTGCGCGACGAGCTGACCGGCGAGACCTATCACTGGGGCAGGGCCAACTACGTGCGCCTCGAGCCGGGCCTGAGGCCCGCGCACGTCTTCAGCGTCCTGCGACCGTCCAACCCGCAGACCGGAGGGTCACCCACCACATGA
- the treS gene encoding maltose alpha-D-glucosyltransferase: MTVNEPVPDTFEDTPAKDRDPEWFKRAVFYEVLVRSFQDSNGDGIGDLKGLTAKLDYLQWLGVDCLWLPPFFKSPLRDGGYDVSDYTAVLPDFGDLADFVEFVDAAHQRGMRVIIDFVMNHTSDQHPWFQESRRDPDGPYGDYYVWADDDKQFPGARIIFVDTEASNWTYDPVRKQYYWHRFFSHQPDLNYENPAVQEEMISALKFWLDLGIDGFRLDAVPYLYQQEGTNCENLPATHQFLKRVRKEIDSQYPDTVLLAEANQWPEDVVDYFGDYASGGDECHMAFHFPVMPRIFMAVRRESRYPVSEILAKTPAIPSNCQWGIFLRNHDELTLEMVTDEERDYMWAEYAKDPRMRANIGIRRRLAPLLDNDRNQIELFTALLLSLPGSPILYYGDEIGMGDNIWLGDRDAVRTPMQWTPDRNAGFSSSDPGRLFLPTIMDPVYGYQVTNVEAAMSSPSSLLHWTRRMIEIRKQNPAFGLGTYNELQSSNPAVLAFLREAPLSAEGGDDLVLCVHNFSRFAQPTELDLSRFSGRHPVELFGGVRFPAIGSLPYLLTLAGHGFYWFRLRRDAV; encoded by the coding sequence ATGACCGTCAACGAGCCCGTTCCGGACACCTTCGAGGACACACCTGCCAAGGACCGGGACCCGGAGTGGTTCAAACGCGCCGTCTTCTACGAGGTCCTGGTCCGCTCCTTCCAGGACAGCAACGGCGACGGAATCGGCGACCTGAAGGGTCTGACCGCCAAGCTGGACTATCTGCAGTGGCTCGGCGTGGACTGCCTGTGGCTGCCGCCGTTCTTCAAGTCACCGCTCAGGGACGGCGGTTACGACGTCTCGGACTACACCGCCGTGCTCCCGGACTTCGGGGACCTCGCCGACTTCGTGGAGTTCGTGGACGCCGCCCACCAGCGCGGCATGCGCGTGATCATCGACTTCGTCATGAACCACACGAGCGACCAGCACCCGTGGTTCCAGGAGTCCAGGCGCGACCCGGACGGTCCGTACGGGGACTACTACGTCTGGGCCGACGACGACAAGCAGTTCCCCGGCGCCCGGATCATCTTCGTCGACACCGAGGCCTCCAACTGGACGTACGACCCCGTACGCAAGCAGTACTACTGGCACCGCTTCTTCTCGCACCAGCCGGACCTGAACTACGAGAACCCGGCGGTACAGGAGGAGATGATCTCCGCGCTGAAGTTCTGGCTGGATCTCGGTATCGACGGGTTCCGGCTGGACGCCGTGCCGTACCTGTACCAGCAGGAGGGCACCAACTGCGAGAACCTGCCGGCGACCCACCAGTTCCTCAAGCGGGTGCGCAAGGAGATCGACAGCCAGTACCCGGACACCGTGCTGCTGGCCGAGGCCAACCAGTGGCCGGAGGACGTGGTCGACTACTTCGGGGACTACGCCTCCGGCGGCGACGAGTGCCACATGGCCTTCCACTTCCCCGTCATGCCGCGCATCTTCATGGCGGTGCGCCGCGAGTCCCGCTACCCCGTCTCCGAGATCCTCGCCAAGACCCCGGCGATCCCCTCGAACTGCCAGTGGGGCATCTTTCTGCGCAACCACGACGAGCTGACCCTCGAGATGGTCACCGACGAGGAGCGCGACTACATGTGGGCCGAGTACGCCAAGGACCCGCGGATGCGCGCCAACATCGGCATCAGGCGCCGCCTCGCCCCCCTCCTCGACAACGACCGCAACCAGATCGAGCTGTTCACCGCCCTGCTGCTGTCCCTGCCCGGCTCGCCGATCCTGTACTACGGCGACGAGATCGGCATGGGGGACAACATCTGGCTCGGCGACCGCGACGCCGTACGCACCCCCATGCAGTGGACCCCCGACCGCAACGCCGGCTTCTCCTCCAGCGACCCCGGGCGGCTGTTCCTGCCGACGATCATGGACCCGGTCTACGGCTACCAGGTCACCAACGTGGAAGCCGCGATGTCCTCGCCCTCCTCGCTGCTGCACTGGACCCGCCGCATGATCGAGATCCGCAAGCAGAACCCTGCTTTCGGACTGGGGACCTACAACGAGTTGCAGTCCTCCAACCCGGCGGTGCTCGCCTTCCTGCGGGAGGCCCCGTTGTCGGCGGAGGGAGGGGACGACCTCGTGCTGTGCGTCCACAACTTCTCGCGCTTCGCCCAGCCCACCGAGCTGGACCTGAGCCGGTTCAGCGGGCGGCACCCGGTCGAGCTGTTCGGCGGGGTCCGCTTTCCGGCCATCGGCTCGCTGCCGTACCTGCTCACCCTCGCGGGCCACGGCTTCTACTGGTTCCGGCTGCGCCGGGACGCCGTCTAG
- a CDS encoding maltokinase N-terminal cap-like domain-containing protein: MAETVTPFGTAPSLLDSLDPLLRAWLPRQRWFAGKGRPVTGFTPVAVTELLPPDGRFGLYHLLLRVHQPITPGPGDCYQLLIGVREALPPRLAPALIGHLEEGPLAGRTVYDALYDPRPAEVLLEALRTRARIGGLRFERDRRQEIREGLVARLMTAEQSNSSVVYGDTFILKLLRRVMPGVNPDLEIPLALAREGCPRVPAPTAWAHAETGREPYVLAVLQPFVRGAADGWELALRELAKGEDFAAEARELGRATAEVHTALARALPTVTLGHAQLEALAGGMTERLAAAVQAVPALRPYESGLRQAYRDLDRLAAQGHTWTAQRIHGDLHLGQCLRSASGDWSLIDFEGEPARPLAERRLPQPPVRDIAGMLRSFDYAAHSVSPAAPDWARGCRAAYCAGYAQVAGRDPRADPVLLRACETDKAVYEVVYEARHRPDWLPVPLSAIRRLAA, encoded by the coding sequence ATGGCGGAAACGGTCACCCCCTTCGGCACCGCCCCCTCGCTCCTGGACTCCCTCGACCCCTTGTTGCGCGCGTGGCTGCCGAGGCAGCGCTGGTTCGCGGGCAAGGGGCGTCCGGTCACCGGGTTCACTCCCGTGGCCGTCACCGAACTGCTCCCGCCGGACGGGCGGTTCGGCCTGTACCACCTGCTGCTGCGCGTGCACCAGCCGATCACGCCGGGCCCCGGCGACTGCTACCAGCTCCTCATAGGCGTGCGCGAGGCGCTGCCGCCCCGGCTGGCGCCCGCGCTGATCGGACACCTTGAGGAGGGGCCGCTCGCCGGACGCACGGTGTACGACGCCCTGTACGACCCCCGGCCCGCCGAAGTGCTCCTGGAGGCCCTGCGCACCCGGGCCCGCATCGGCGGGCTGCGCTTCGAACGGGACCGGCGCCAGGAGATCCGCGAGGGTCTCGTGGCCCGGCTGATGACCGCCGAGCAGTCCAACTCGTCGGTCGTGTACGGAGATACGTTCATCCTGAAGCTGTTGCGCCGGGTGATGCCCGGCGTCAACCCCGACCTGGAGATACCGCTCGCGCTGGCCCGTGAGGGCTGCCCCCGGGTGCCCGCGCCGACGGCCTGGGCGCACGCCGAGACCGGCCGGGAGCCGTATGTCCTCGCCGTGCTCCAGCCCTTCGTGCGCGGCGCGGCCGACGGCTGGGAGCTGGCGCTGCGCGAGCTGGCCAAGGGCGAGGACTTCGCCGCCGAGGCGCGGGAGCTGGGCCGGGCCACCGCCGAGGTGCACACCGCGCTCGCCCGGGCCCTGCCGACGGTCACCCTCGGCCATGCCCAGCTCGAGGCGCTGGCCGGCGGCATGACCGAGCGGCTGGCGGCGGCCGTCCAGGCCGTGCCGGCACTGCGGCCGTACGAGAGCGGGCTGCGGCAGGCGTACCGGGATCTGGACCGGCTCGCCGCCCAGGGCCACACCTGGACCGCGCAGCGCATCCACGGCGATCTGCACCTCGGGCAGTGCCTGCGCTCGGCGTCCGGTGACTGGTCGCTGATCGACTTCGAGGGCGAGCCGGCCCGGCCGCTCGCCGAACGGCGGCTGCCGCAGCCGCCGGTGCGGGACATCGCGGGGATGCTCCGCTCCTTCGACTACGCGGCCCACTCGGTGAGCCCGGCCGCGCCGGACTGGGCGCGCGGCTGCCGGGCCGCCTACTGCGCCGGGTACGCGCAGGTGGCCGGCCGCGACCCGCGCGCCGATCCGGTGCTGCTACGGGCCTGTGAGACCGACAAGGCCGTCTACGAGGTGGTCTACGAGGCCCGGCACCGCCCCGACTGGCTGCCCGTACCGCTCTCGGCGATCCGCCGTCTCGCCGCGTGA
- the glgB gene encoding 1,4-alpha-glucan branching enzyme produces MPNKSIKPAAPDAADRERLLHGTHHDPHAVLGAHPVPAGVVFRALRPYALGVTVVAGELRAELHDDGDGFFSGLLPLTEVPVHRLLVAYEGTVLDTEDAYRFLPTLGELDLHLIGEGRHEQLWQALGAHVTVHQGVPGTRFAVWAPNARGVRLAGGFNHWDGTGFPLRSLGSSGVWELFVPGIGEGEPYKFEITRPDGSHTLRADPLARRTEVPPATASIVTASHHEWDDARWLAHRGDTAVHEAPFSVYEVHLPSWRPGLTYRQLAEQLPAYVTETGFTHVELMPVAEHPFGGSWGYQVTGFYAPTARLGTPDDFKYLVDRLHQAGIGVLMDWVPAHFPRDDWALAEFDGRPLYEHHDPLRAAHPDWGTLEFDFGRREVRNFLVANAVYWCEEFHIDGLRVDAVASMLYLDYSREPGGWTPNEHGGRENLDAVAFLQEMNATVYRRCPGVVTIAEESTAWDGVTRPTHHRGPSGFGGLGFGLKWNMGWMHDSLQYMSHEPVHRRYHHHEMTFSMVYAYSENYVLPISHDEVVHGKRSLVSKMPGDWWQQRAGHRAYLGFMWSHPGKQLLFMGQEFAQGAEWSEAHGPDWWLLDAAYGAGADHRGVRDLVRDLNALYRATPALWQRDTDPAGFQWITGDAADDNVFAFLRLDADGSPLLAVCHFSPVVRHDYRLGVPEDIPAWLEVLNTDAVRYGGSGVTHPDAVKPEPQGAHGRPASIRLTLPPLATVWLRPA; encoded by the coding sequence GTGCCCAACAAGTCGATCAAGCCTGCCGCCCCGGACGCCGCCGACCGCGAACGGCTCCTGCACGGCACCCATCACGACCCGCACGCGGTCCTGGGCGCCCATCCCGTGCCCGCAGGTGTCGTCTTCCGGGCACTGCGGCCCTACGCGCTCGGCGTCACGGTCGTCGCCGGTGAGCTGCGGGCCGAGCTGCACGACGACGGCGACGGCTTCTTCTCCGGTCTGCTCCCGCTCACCGAGGTCCCCGTCCACCGGCTGCTCGTGGCGTACGAGGGGACGGTCCTGGACACCGAGGACGCCTACCGCTTCCTGCCCACGCTGGGCGAGCTGGACCTGCATCTGATCGGCGAGGGCCGGCACGAGCAGCTGTGGCAGGCGCTCGGCGCGCACGTCACCGTCCACCAGGGCGTGCCCGGCACCCGGTTCGCGGTGTGGGCGCCCAACGCGCGCGGGGTGCGGCTCGCGGGCGGCTTCAACCACTGGGACGGGACCGGGTTCCCGCTGCGTTCGCTGGGCTCGTCCGGGGTGTGGGAGCTGTTCGTGCCGGGCATCGGCGAGGGCGAGCCGTACAAGTTCGAGATCACCCGCCCGGACGGCTCGCACACTCTGCGCGCCGACCCGCTGGCCCGGCGCACCGAGGTGCCGCCCGCCACGGCGTCGATCGTGACCGCCTCGCACCACGAGTGGGACGACGCCCGGTGGCTGGCGCACCGCGGCGACACCGCCGTGCACGAGGCGCCGTTCTCGGTCTACGAGGTCCATCTCCCCTCCTGGCGGCCAGGTCTGACGTATCGTCAGCTGGCCGAGCAGCTCCCCGCGTACGTGACGGAGACGGGCTTCACGCACGTGGAGCTGATGCCGGTCGCCGAGCATCCCTTCGGCGGCTCCTGGGGCTACCAGGTGACCGGCTTCTACGCCCCCACGGCCCGGCTCGGCACACCGGACGACTTCAAGTACCTGGTGGACCGGCTGCACCAGGCCGGCATCGGCGTGCTGATGGACTGGGTCCCGGCGCACTTCCCGCGTGACGACTGGGCGCTGGCCGAGTTCGACGGGCGCCCGTTGTACGAGCACCACGATCCGCTGCGGGCCGCGCACCCGGACTGGGGGACGCTGGAGTTCGACTTCGGCCGCCGCGAAGTGCGCAACTTCCTGGTGGCAAACGCCGTGTACTGGTGCGAGGAGTTCCACATCGACGGGCTGCGCGTGGACGCGGTGGCCTCGATGCTCTATCTGGACTACTCACGCGAGCCGGGCGGGTGGACGCCGAACGAGCACGGCGGCCGGGAGAACCTGGACGCGGTGGCCTTCCTGCAGGAGATGAACGCCACCGTCTACCGGCGCTGCCCGGGTGTCGTCACCATCGCCGAGGAGTCCACCGCCTGGGACGGCGTCACCCGCCCCACCCACCACCGGGGCCCGAGCGGCTTCGGCGGGCTCGGCTTCGGCCTGAAGTGGAACATGGGCTGGATGCACGACTCGCTGCAGTACATGAGCCACGAGCCGGTGCACCGCAGGTACCACCACCACGAGATGACGTTCTCGATGGTGTACGCCTACAGCGAGAACTACGTCCTGCCGATCTCGCACGACGAGGTCGTGCACGGCAAACGGTCCCTGGTGTCGAAGATGCCCGGCGACTGGTGGCAGCAGCGCGCCGGTCATCGCGCCTACCTGGGCTTCATGTGGTCCCACCCCGGCAAGCAACTCCTCTTCATGGGCCAGGAGTTCGCACAGGGCGCCGAGTGGTCCGAGGCGCACGGCCCGGACTGGTGGCTGCTCGACGCGGCGTACGGCGCCGGGGCCGACCACCGGGGCGTGCGGGACCTGGTCCGGGACCTGAACGCGCTCTACCGCGCGACCCCGGCGCTGTGGCAGCGCGACACCGACCCGGCGGGCTTCCAGTGGATCACCGGGGACGCGGCCGACGACAACGTCTTCGCGTTCCTGCGCCTGGACGCGGACGGCAGCCCGCTGCTCGCCGTCTGCCACTTCTCCCCGGTGGTCCGCCACGACTACCGCCTCGGTGTCCCCGAGGACATACCGGCCTGGCTGGAGGTGCTCAACACCGACGCCGTGCGCTACGGCGGCAGCGGCGTGACCCACCCGGACGCGGTCAAGCCGGAGCCGCAGGGCGCGCACGGCCGCCCCGCGAGCATCAGGCTGACGCTGCCGCCGCTGGCTACGGTGTGGCTGCGGCCTGCCTGA